Proteins encoded in a region of the Melospiza georgiana isolate bMelGeo1 chromosome 2, bMelGeo1.pri, whole genome shotgun sequence genome:
- the POLQ gene encoding LOW QUALITY PROTEIN: DNA polymerase theta (The sequence of the model RefSeq protein was modified relative to this genomic sequence to represent the inferred CDS: deleted 1 base in 1 codon), with translation MLCVVQQCALFLAWPLGAAIIQQSVSSLLLGQYQQVNVPEDQADKLLLASWDLPKAVLEKYHSLGVVQMFEWQAECLMLGQVLEGKNLVYSAPTSAGKTLVAELLILKRVLETRKKALLILPFVSVAKEKKCYLQALFQEVDVRVEGYMGSMAPAGCFSALDVAVCTIEKANGLINRLIEENKMDSLGVVVVDELHMLGDPHRGYLLELLLTKVRYVTERVAKRHTKSTSPGFGGIQIVGMSATLPNLGLLASWLDAELYCTDFRPVPLKEWVKIGSNIYDSSMNLVREFQPKLQLKGDEDHIVSLCYETVCGGHSVLLFCPSKNWCEKLADIIAKEFYSLQQTESSAKNSALAPVVVNREGIDEVLDQLKRSISGLDSVLQRTLPWGVAFHHAGLTFDERDIIEGAFRQGLVRVLAATSTLSSGVNLPARRVIIRTPTFGGRLLDILTYKQMAGRAGRKGVDTEGESILVCKPSERSKGAALLQGSLKPVCSCLLRREGEGVASSMKRAILEIIVGGVANTPEDVQTYASCTLLASSLKEREWENGKEQDKAHAGPIEACVAWLLENEFIQVVDSGNDVKAKVYHPTHLGSATLSSSLSPIEAMEIFADLQRAMKSFVLENDLHIVYLVTPVYEEWTTIDWYQFFCLWEKLPASMKRVAELVGIEEGFLARSVKGKITAKTEKQHRQMAIHKRFFTSLALLDLISEVPLQDMTKKYGCSRGQLQSLQQSAATYAGMITVFCNRLGWHNMEMLLSQFQSRLTFGVQRELCDLVRVSLLNAQRARALYSAGFVTVADLAKASPDEVAAALKSSVPFKSVRRAVDEDEEAAEERRAVRSIWMAGMKGFTEREAASVIVEEARRLLQQDLALLGVQWNPESFLETDTSSVISSESELEDRLHRSDGEESAESSRVLNKKGCRVQHCNGLGSQSGNLPNIKKGCKRRLSSSTESSVFESEVLGRKQARAGEGKGDLVYSARKRPNVCRGNESIEDISLVKTKMNSKTAVPEHLTEPGKTPTLRQDSSASRLIKSTDTRLNRTRNKNTSSKLQRSLLEDSNKLSIDIQKLPVSHTAISTDNSVSNQNNKEFMEADSVTREVSSSVQMGSVNIGKKDKMEGLFTEPNTTNEGMPKGRAGFQAPVMLKGTPHTSVETHSIVGGRGMPGSARTQRTDKTDVKQNKRNKTQTDGSCAEARIDKNFCPGEEKTCNIHIQNAGKNGNERPSGILLQAGAMQNGDSHPKDFLKGSLVKSRGVCNADGVQNDPASHLFSDSRDFEDSIQLDTQTEMIIKQEGAAGITGQQGIQGSELAAIPQQEVSEKRSSLWTENDTDKRLAATVRTLSFPSLITTNDITKNTTQHCSNKVLESGGLNLQPVVKKIEPAPCLKESDFSMTDSQLHSFLQDYQTQNSVEGEGVSKDLNKASSHFGREHIVQVECHPVPETSLNISDNLLFDESFSNVSDLSAVHIMEADGKDPVALLPPDGVLQNPGPVENKFDVGDNQKEHENPAQCNNVSLASSDVIAEVLDHGNSPSFLKDIPSTFQGQSGLRNSAICNSDPRPKDLVGDQGEKLQRSHQAFEKNPHPVVWTECSFELSPGLQDVLDKWPSLSGIETASASSSLKGELVAPIVSQEPDPVFESDCSEQKPLPTCHDLKSSFKVKENKMENLDLQETDGITLQLEGSKRTSCPAADSNNGFIPPTPPKEPFPKCSLSLPSARKGQVTCKKEGRTIQLQQNSEGNAEQQVKTFQDSLECLDPAEADEIKDNSIVDQGFSLQLSQDVFPFVPLSAESFTIIDVASDRALFQTFVAEWKEKSRFSISVACERTKCFLSPKSTIGGKFKKVSSPQRTQVKDEGFPVQGCEDILVVGLAVCWGGKDAYYISLQQIQDQSEISLSLAPPPLDQSLPVTERLNHLQLYLQKKTKKERSLIMYDFIQHYKTLLMACGISLEGSFEDPKVACWLLDSGSKEHTLHSMVTNFLPSELPLLEGVGTGQGVQSLGLSASTDQSGRYRAAIESVLVFNVMDQLHKELHKENLTDIFSKVEMPTHYCLALLELNGIGFSTTAYETQKQVMQAKLSQIETKAYQLAGHSFSLTSPDDIAEVLFLELKLPQNGDVKVQGNKKTLGYTRRATAKGNRVRLSKQFSTTKDVLEKLKTLHPLPGLILEWRRINNAITKVVFPLQREKRLNSALGMERIYPISQTHTATGRVSFTEPNIQNVPRDFEIEMPTVVEESPPSQAHGNVNSRAALGGRCRKRSILPNGLKVQAANRSEERGIPFSVSMRHAFVPFPGGVILAADYSQLELRILAHLSGDCRLIQALNGGTDVFKSIAAEWKMIDPEAVGDRTRQQAKQICYGIIYGIGAKSLGEQMGIDENEAASYIESFKSRYTGVQKFLRETVRSCRRDGFVQTILGRRRYLPAIKDPNPYSKAHAERQAVNTTVQGSAADIVKTATVNIQRCLEAFSSVFKSHGHLESSFQRDKTGRHLRRRNTGMLHPIRGGFFILQLHDELLYEVAEDDVIQVAQIVKHEMENAIKLSVKLNVKVKIGPSWGDLQELEL, from the exons CTCCTACCAGTGCTGGAAAGACTCTGGTCGCAGAATTGCTGATTTTGAAGCGAGTCCTGGAGACTCGTAAGAAAGCTCTTCTCATCCTTCCCTTTGTCTCTGTGGCTAAGGAGAAGAAATGTTACCTGCAG GCCCTGTTTCAGGAGGTGGATGTGAGAGTTGAAGGCTACATGGGAAGCATGGCTCCTGCTGGATGTTTCTCTGCTCTGGATGTTGCTGTCTGCACCATTGAGAAAGCCAATGGACTAATCAATAGGCTcatagaagaaaacaaaatggacTCACTGG GAGTGGTTGTTGTGGACGAGTTGCACATGCTGGGAGACCCTCATCGAGGATATCTGCTGGAACTCCTCCTGACCAAAGTGAGATATGTTACAGAGAGGGTAGCAAAAAG acacacaaagagcaccAGTCCTGGTTTTGGTGGGATACAGATAGTAGGCATGAGTGCTACCCTCCCTAACCTGGGGCTCCTGGCCTCGTGGTTAGATGCAGAGCTCTACTGTACAGATTTCCGCCCTGTGCCCCTCAAGGAGTGGGTGAAAATTGGCAGCAACATATATGACTCCTCCATGAATTTAGTGCGAGAATTCCAGCCCAAGCTGCAACTGAAG GGAGATGAAGATCATATTGTGAGCCTGTGTTATGAGACTGTTTGTGGTGGCCATTCAGTCCTGCTCTTCTGTCCATCCAAGAACTGGTGTGAGAAGCTGGCAGACATCATTGCCAAGGAGTTCTACAGTTTGCAACAAACTGAGA GTTCTGCAAAAAACTCAGCCCTTGCCCCAGTTGTTGTGAACAGGGAAGGGATTGATGAGGTCCTGGATCAATTAAAGCGTTCGATTTCAGGCCTGGACTCTGTGCTCCAGCGTACTTTGCCATGGGGAGTGGCATTTCATCATGCAG GGCTGACTTTTGACGAGCGGGACATCATTGAGGGAGCGTTCCGGCAGGGCCTGGTCCGGGTGCTGGCCGCCACCTCCACGCTGTCGTCGGGAGTGAACCTGCCCGCGCGCCGCGTCATCATCCGCACGCCCACCTTCGGGGGCAGGCTGCTGGACATCCTCACCTACAAGCAGATGGCTGGAAGGGCTGGCAGGAAAGGGGTGGACACAGAGG GTGAGAGCATTTTAGTCTGCAAGCCCTCAGAGAGATCAAAAGGTGCTGCTCTACTTCAGGGATCTCTCAAGCCTGTTTGCAGCTGTTTGCTTAGAAGAGAAGGGGAAGGTGTTGCTTCCAGCATGAAAAGAGCAATACTTGAG ATCATAGTGGGGGGAGTAGCCAACACTCCAGAGGATGTGCAGACCTATGCCTCTTGCACTCTGCTTGCATCCAGCTTGAAGGAAAGAGagtgggaaaatgggaaagagCAAGACAAAGCCCATGCTGGACCTATCGAGGCTTGTGTGGCATGGCTGCTGGAAAATGAATTCATTCAGGTTGTGGACTCTGGCAATGATGTGAAAG caaagGTTTATCACCCAACACATCTTGGTTCAGCTactctttcctcttctctttcaCCAATTGAAGCCATGGAAATCTTTGCTGACCTGCAGCGAGCTATGAAGAGCTTTGTTCTGGAGAATGATCTGCATATTGTCTATTTG GTCACCCCAGTGTATGAGGAGTGGACCACCATTGATTGGTACCAGTTCTTCTGCCTATGGGAGAAGCTGCCTGCCTCAATGAAACGTGTGGCTGAGCTGGTGGGGATTGAAGAAGGCTTTCTAGCTCGCTCTGTTAAGGGCAAAATCACTGCTAAAACAGAGAAACAGCACAGACAAATGGCCATCCACAAAAG GTTTTTCACCAGCCTTGCCCTTCTGGATTTAATCAGCGAGGTTCCTTTACAAGATATGACCAAGAAATATGGCTGTAGTCGTGGTCAGCTTCAATCCTTGCAGCAATCTGCTGCCACTTATGCAG GAATGATAACAGTTTTCTGTAATCGATTGGGCTGGCACAACATGGAGATGTTGCTGTCTCAGTTCCAGAGCAGGCTCACTTTTGGGGTGCAGAGGGAGCTGTGTGACCTGGTGCGGGTGTCTCTGCTCAATGCCCAGCGTGCCAGGGCACTTTACAGCGCTGGCTTTGTCACCGTGGCTGACCTCGCTAAAGCCAGTCCTGATGAGGTGGCAGCTGCTCTGAAGAGCTCAGTACCATTTAAAAG TGTTCGCAGGGCTGTGGATGAGGATGaagaggcagcagaggagcGCCGGGCCGTGCGCAGCATCTGGATGGCTGGAATGAAGGGCTTCACTGAAAGAGAAGCAGCCTCTGTCATTGTGGAGGAAGCCAGGAGACTTCTGCAGCAGGatttggcactgctgggggtgCAGTGGAACCCAGAGTCTTTTCTCGAGACTGATACATCCTCTGTGATCAGCAGTGAGTCAGAACTGGAAGACAGACTGCATAGATCAGATGGAGAGGAGTCTGCTGAGTCTTCAAGGGTGTTAAACAAAAAAGGCTGCAGAGTTCAACACTGTAATGGCCTTGGTTCTCAGAGTGGAAACTTACCAAATATTAAAAAGGGATGTAAAAGGCGCCTGAGCAGTAGCACAGAAAGCTCTGTATTTGAGAGTGAAGTCCTGGGCAGGAAACAGGCTCGAGCAGGGGAAGGCAAGGGTGATCTTGTGTACAGTGCTAGAAAACGGCCAAATGTGTGCAGAGGAAATGAAAGCATAGAAGATATTTCTCTGGTCAAAACCAAGATGAATTCCAAAACAGCAGTCCCAGAGCACCTTACTGAACCCGGAAAAACGCCAACATTGAGACAAGATTCTTCAGCTTCTAGATTGATTAAAAGCACAGATACACGTTTAAATCGGACTAGGAACAAAAATACCTCTTCAAAACTGCAGAGGTCACTTCTTGAAGATTCAAATAAGCTTAGCATAGATATACAAAAGCTGCCTGTTTCCCACACCGCCATCTCTACAGATAATTCTGTTTCAAACCAAAATAATAAGGAATTTATGGAAGCAGATTCTGTAACTCGTGAAGTCTCAAGTTCTGTACAGATGGGGAGTGTTAATATTGGGAAGAAAGATAAAATGGAAGGATTATTTACAGAGCCTAACACCACTAATGAAGGCATGCCTAAGGGGAGAGCAGGTTTTCAGGCACCCGTTATGCTGAAGGGTACTCCACACACCAGTGTGGAGACACACAGTATTGTAGGAGGTAGAGGGATGCCTGGTAGTGCTAGGACACAGAGAACTGACAAAACTGATGTTAAGcagaataaaaggaataaaactcAAACAgatgggagctgtgctgaggcGAGGATTGATAAGAATTTTTGTCCTGGTGAAGAGAAAACCTGCAATATTCACATTCAGAATGCTGGCAAAAATGGGAATGAAAGGCCCAGTGGAATATTGCTGCAAGCTGGAGCCATGCAGAATGGCGACAGTCATCCTAAAGATTTTCTGAAAGGGTCTTTAGTAAAATCCAGAGGTGTTTGCAATGCAGATGGTGTTCAGAATGATCCAGCCTCTCATCTGTTTTCTGACTCCAGAGACTTTGAAGACAGCATCCAGTTGGATACTCAAACTGAGATGATAATAAaacaggagggagcagctggaatcACAGGACAGCAGGGGATACAAGGTTCAGAGCTGGCAGCAATACCACAGCAGGAAGTATCAGAAAAACGAAGCAGTTTATGGACTGAGAATGATACTGATAAAAGGCTGGCTGCAACAGTTAGGACACTGAGCTTCCCAAGTCTTATCACAACAAATGACATTACAAAAAACACAACTCAGCACTGTAGTAATAAAGTTTTGGAATCTGGAGGCCTTAATTTACAGCCTGTAGTGAAGAAAATAGAACCTGCACCTTGCCTTAAAGAGAGCGATTTCTCAATGACTGACTCACAGCTACACAGTTTTCTACAAGATTACCAGACCCAAAATTCAGTGGAAGGGGAGGGTGTGTCTAAAGACCTGAATAAAGCAAGCTCCCATTTTGGTAGGGAACACATTGTACAAGTAGAATGCCATCCTGTCCCTGAAACAAGCCTAAATATCAGCGATAACTTGCTGTTTGATGAGAGCTTCAGTAATGTCAGTGACCTTTCAGCTGTTCACATCATGGAAGCTGATGGAAAGGACCCTGTGGCTTTGCTTCCTCCAGATGGTGTTTTGCAGAATCCAGGGCCTGTTGAGAATAAATTTGACGTCGGTGACAATCAGAAAGAACATGAGAATCCTGCACAGTGTAACAATGTGTCTCTAGCTTCCTCAGATGTAATAGCAGAAGTTTTAGACCATGGAAATTCCCCGTCTTTTCTGAAAGACATTCCTTCTACATTTCAAGGTCAGTCAGGATTAAGAAACTCGGCCATTTGTAACAGTGACCCCAGACCAAAAGATTTAGTAGGAGATCAAGGTGAAAAGCTCCAGAGAAGCCACCAAGCTTTTGAGAAGAACCCCCACCCAGTGGTGTGGACTGAATGCTCGTTTGAACTAAGCCCAGGATTGCAGGATGTGTTGGACAAATGGCCTAGCCTCTCAGGCATTGAAACAGCTTCAGCAAGTTCCAGTTTGAAAGGAGAGTTAGTTGCTCCTATTGTTAGTCAAGAGCCAGATCCAGTTTTTGAATCTGACTGTTCTGAGCAAAAGCCTTTGCCCACTTGTCACGATTTAAAAAGCTCTTTCAAggttaaagaaaacaaaatggaaaacttGGATCTTCAGGAAACAGATGGCATAACACTTCAGCTTGAGGGAAGCAAGAGAACatcctgtcctgcagcagaTAGTAATAATGGGTTTATTCCTCCAACACCTCCCAAAGAGCCTTTTCCAAAatgttctctttctctcccatcTGCAAGAAAGGGCCAAGTCACCTGCAAGAAGGAAGGGCGGACAATTCAGCTACAGCAGAATAGTGAGGgcaatgcagagcagcaggtaAAAACATTCCAGGACAGTCTTGAGTGTCTAGACCCAGCTGAGGCAGATGAGATAAAAGATAATTCCATTGTAGACCAAGGCTTTTCACTGCAGCTATCTCAGgatgtttttccatttgttcCCTTAAGTGCTGAAAGTTTCACTATTATTGATGTAGCAAGCGACAGAGCACTTTTCCAGACTTTTGTTGCAGAAtggaaggagaaaagcagattcTCCATCTCAGTGGCATGTGAAAGAACAAAGTGCTTTTTGTCTCCCAAATCAACGATTGGTGGCAAATTCAAAAAAG TGAGTTCTCCTCAGCGGACACAAGTTAAAGATGAAGGATTTCCTGTCCAGGGATGTGAAGACATCTTGGTAGTTGGACTGGCAGTGTGTTGGGGTGGAAAAGATGCTTATTATATCTCTTTGCAGCAGATCCAAGACCAGAGTG AAATCAGTCTGAGTTTGGCACCCCCACCTTTGGATCAAAGCCTACCTGTGACAGAGAGACTGAACCATCTGCAGCTATACCTGCAGAAGAAGACCAAGAAGGAGCGCTCACTTATCATGTATGACTTCATCCAGCACTACAAAACTCTGCTGATGGCTTGTGGCATCTCCTTGGAAGGAAGTTTTGAGGACCCAAAG GTTGCATGTTGGCTGCTGGATTCTGGCTCCAAGGAGCACACCCTTCACAGCATGGTGACCAACTTTCTCCCCAGTGAGCTGCCCCTCCTGGAAGGAGTGGGCACGGGCCAAGGggtgcagagcctggggctgagTGCCAGCACTGACCAGTCTGGGCGGTACAGAGCAGCCATAGAGTCTGTGCTTGTCTTCAATGTCATGGACCAGCTCCACAAGGAGCTCCACAAGGAAAATCTGACAG ATATATTTTCTAAAGTGGAGATGCCCACCCACTattgcttggctctgctggagctgaatGGCATTGGTTTCAGCACAACAGCCTACGAAACGCAGAAACAGGTCATGCAGGCTAAACTGAGCCAGATTGAGACCAAGGCATAtcagctggcagggcacagcttcTCCTTGACCAGCCCTGATGACATTGCAGAG GTGTTATTCCTGGAGCTGAAGTTGCCACAAAATGGAGATGTGAAAGTCCAAGGGAACAAGAAAACCCTGGGTTACACCAGAAGAGCAACTGCTAAAGGAAACAGGGTCAGGCTAAGCAAGCAGTTCAGTACAACCAAG GATGTTTTGGAGAAATTAAAGACACTTCACCCATTGCCAGGGCTGATATTGGAATGGAGGAGGATCAACAATGCCATTACTAAAGTGGTGTTTCCACTGCAGAGGGAGAAACGATTGAATTCTGCACTGGGAATGGAAAGGATATATCCAATTTCACAGACTCACACAGCTACAG GTCGAGTGAGCTTCACAGAGCCAAATATCCAGAATGTGCCAAGAGATTTTGAGATTGAAATGCCAACTGTGGTTGAAGAAAGCCCCCCCTCCCAAGCCCATGGAAATGTTAATTCTCGTGCTGCACTGGGGGGCAG atGCAGAAAGCGTTCCATTTTGCCTAATGGGCTAAAGGTTCAAGCTGCAAACAGATCAGAAGAAAGAGGAATACCATTTTCTGTTAGCATGAGGCATGCTTTTGTTCCTTTCCCAG GTGGTGTAATCTTGGCTGCTGATTActctcagctggagctgaggatCCTGGCTCACTTGTCTGGCGACTGCCGCCTCATTCAAGCCCTGAATGGC GGTACCGACGTCTTTAAGAGCATCGCAGCAGAATGGAAAATGATCGACCCCGAAGCTGTGGGGGACAGGACCAGGCAACAAGCAAAGCAG ATCTGCTATGGAATCATCTATGGAATAGGAGCAAAATCTTTAGGAGAGCAGATGGGGATTGATGAAAATGAAGCTGCCAGTTACATTGAATCTTTCAAATCAAGATACACAG GGGTTCAGAAGTTCCTGAGGGAGACGGTGcggagctgcaggagggatgggTTTGTGCAGACCATCCTGGGGAGACGCCGCTACCTGCCAGCTATCAAAGACCCAAACCCCTACAGCAAAGCTCAT GCGGAGCGCCAGGCTGTGAATACAACTGTCCAGGGATCTGCTGCAGatattgtcaaaacagccaCAGTGAATATTCAGAGATGCCTGGAAGCCTTCTCCTCTGTGTTCAAGTCCCATGGACATCTGGAGAGCTCCTTCCAGAGGGATAAAACTG GAAGGCATCTGAGGAGGAGGAACACAGGGATGCTACATCCCATCAGAGGAGGCTTCTTCATCCTCCAGCTGCACGATGAGCTCCTCTATGAAGTGGCAGAGGACGATGTCATCCAG